Proteins from a genomic interval of Arachis hypogaea cultivar Tifrunner chromosome 10, arahy.Tifrunner.gnm2.J5K5, whole genome shotgun sequence:
- the LOC112716216 gene encoding uncharacterized protein isoform X2: MDLVINAAVEEICGHLEDGITLAALWDKLEGSPSLLSSGLQLSPAIKRDIWTNLLNIPTLRFEPQPTSSELEDANELNLKIIAQKSLVDNFMGLYDSPSLQQAQMRVLHLLASVKANGITQSNLAKQLNIDGNNFHYVLRSLECQGLVVKHPAIEKKKQISTHGDSKNYPCVSTHLVYLRRYAKKLESNQRFELQITKSNNPEDDDQDAEGNSLQTDVLLKDYAPQMKAICDKLAKANGKVLLASEIKKELGYFGSRPKQRIWRTLCRRLKADNVAELFDAKVNGKVESCLRLVEPVTTGSANEDKNSNFGKVCVIDQFVELPIEHQIFDMIDAAGSSGITFKEVCERLGIDLKKNHIRLINFCHRFGMKVQQVQDSKSKTIRVWTSKNFNCEPEAGLFHKLEENKIFDHVPDSSSKSASEFDTSTSHGRLPDPAEFKDIEQGAGVSCESPRNVESEGIPTNLQDVDLDPVGTVYNTKRDLVSLSTDADVASSAMQYSVSKNGLNKRYTSYSFTVDSNRRANRILERLKNERFILRSEMSRWLTSLEKSKYKSQVDRKTIDRILNKLQEHGLCKCITVHSPVVTEYSKTKDCIVVVHPSINLTPELFDAIQDRVRSFDMELRSKSMSHKKDDESIPVMEDIQKTKSHVAPDSGASKADVMRANGFVLAKMIRAKLLHTFLWDYLHGSASHDDPLSNEKCIYELNNNPHSSSKLFSLETVIKAIPVELFLQVVGSTQKFEEMIEKCKMGIRLSDISTRDYNCLMDTNATGRLSKVIDILRRLKLIRIVADMQSRDEVNMAHTFSHMLELKPYIEEPLSSEATSLNFMSHDLRPRIRHDFVLSNRDAVDEYWQTLEYCYAAADPKAATYAFPGCVVHEVFRFRSWASTRLMTAEQRDALLKHVAKDDLGERISYRDCEKIAKDLNLTLEQVLSVYSIKRRHYIKKFKDERKENSSLEGMGRKYSSTELRPEKHARIEEAADIEMHMEEDNLGIDSGEHVNDTQEFEDDVHSEEGSQDCPLISQCVLSTMKPRRQRRFAWSDKADRQLVIQYVRHRAALGAKYHRMDWTSVPDLPAPPRVCMRRMNLLNSNERVRKAVNRLCNILGERYAEQLEMSQNLSSKKDDCRELVRSQSSKGVDNNFRPDIGIQMPSLNGEPWDDFENKTIKNALEDILRYKIMAKLDASSKKVQPQYEGLSDANADADGYESQENEDTVSAIPSEITQSHHGKSQISSAQRSRRRLDKNFKRFLSNTTNVYGQVYKSLAISNAVELFKLVFLSTSSSPQAPSLLADILRRYSEHDLFAAFNYLREKKIMVGGNGRERFELSQQFLQCVSKSPFPFNTAKRAVKFSLWLQERDKVLKEMGTNLAEDLQCGDIFQLFALVSSGELSISPCLPDNGVGEAEDLRNTKRKSDVEGEIISRREKGFPGIVISVHCTTMSRADILDLLEDNNNDNQPFEKSSKLNTDENCNNSGPDQMLEVFNSCDTVPVEENHIESPWEAMVGYAKRLMFDPSNQEQECVICAEDFRVVYAAIQNAGDQGLSMGEISQIINLPGAEVDGLLVDVLQAFGQAFKVNAFDSVRVVDALYRHKYFLTPVCGLNQGTVHPSSPKTIEKSGHTRNLHKVTILNLPLGDEKPKSKACDRNEGFVEDRLIDSSVDNVKDTQKFSSGELCVPILPWINGDGTINSIVYNGLRRRILGIVMQNPGMLEGDILRQMHALNPQSCRTLLELMVLDKHLIVRKMHQERFGSPSILQNLIGRKSNQSKWICLEHYFANPMSTSFL, from the exons ATGGACTTGGTTATCAATGCAGCAGTGGAAGAGATATGTGGCCACCTTGAAGATGGAATCACTCTTGCTGCACTGTGGGACAAGCTTGAAGGCTCGCCTTCCCTCTTGTCCTCCGGCCTCCAACTCTCTCCTGCCATCAAAAGGGACATATGGACCAACCTCCTCAACATCCCTACTTTGCGGTTTGAGCCCCAACCCACTTCCTCGGAGCTTGAAGATGCCAACGAGCTCAATTTGAAGATCATTGCTCAAAAGAGCCTTGTTGACAACTTCATGGGACTCTATGATTCCCCCTCTCTCCAACAAGCTCAAATGCGTGTCCTCCACCTTCTGGCTAGTGTCAAGGCCAATGGCATTACTCAAAGCAACCTTGCTAAACAATTGAACATTGATGGGAATAACTTTCATTATGTGCTGAGAAGTCTCGAGTGCCAAGGCTTAGTTGTCAAGCACCCTGCTATCGAAAAGAAGAAGCAAATCTCCACTCATGGGGATTCCAAGAATTATCCATGTGTATCTACCCATTTAGTGTACTTGCGTCGCTATGCTAAGAAACTTGAATCAAATCAGAGGTTTGAACTACAAATAACCAAATCAAACAACCCTGAGGATGATGACCAGGATGCAGAGGGAAATTCACTTCAAACAGATGTTCTTCTTAAAGATTATGCACCCCAAATGAAAGCTATTTGTGACAAACTTGCAAAAGCTAATGGCAAG GTTCTTCTTGCGTCTGAGATTAAGAAGGAACTTGGGTATTTTGGATCACGTCCTAAACAAAGGATTTGGAGAACA CTTTGTCGCCGGTTGAAAGCAGATAATGTTGCGGAACTGTTTGATGCTAAGGTGAATGGCAAG GTTGAGTCTTGTCTACGGCTTGTTGAACCAGTAACTACTGGATCTGCAAATGAAGATAAAAACTCAAACTTTGGGAAAGTATGCGTCATTGATCAGTTTGTGGAGCTACCTATTGAGCATCAAATATTCGATATGATTGATGCTGCAGGATCAAGTGGCATTACTTTCAAGGAG GTATGTGAGAGGCTTGGGattgatctaaaaaagaaccacATTCGGCTAATAAATTTTTGTCATAGATTTGGAATGAAAGTGCAGCAAGTGCAAGACTCGAAATCCAAGACAATTCGTGTTTGGACATCTAAAAATTTCAATTGTGAACCAGAAgctgggctttttcacaaacttgaagaaaataaaatttttgatcaCGTACCCGACAGTTCTTCTAAATCAGCATCTGAATTTGACACTTCAACTTCCCATGGTAGACTTCCTGACCCTGCAGAATTCAAAGATATTGAACAAGGTGCTGGAGTATCTTGTGAATCTCCAAGAAATGTTGAGTCTGAAGGAATACCAACAAACTTGCAAGACGTAGACCTTGACCCCGTGGGCACTGTTTACAATACCAAGCGCGATTTGGTTAGTTTATCAACGGATGCAGATGTTGCATCATCAGCTATGCAATATAGTGTTTCAAAAAATggattaaataaaagatatacaaGTTACTCTTTCACTGTGGACAGCAATCGAAGGGCAAATAGGATACTAGAAAGACTCAAG AATGAAAGGTTCATTTTGAGATCTGAGATGAGTAGGTGGCTTACTAGCTTAGAGAAATCTAAGTATAAGTCTCAGGTGGACCGCAAAACTATAGATCGAATATTGAATAAGCTTCAGGAGCATGGGCTATGCAAATGCATAACAGTACATTCCCCTGTAGTTACTGAATATTCCAAGACTAAAGATTGTATTGTAGTTGTGCATCCATCCATAAATCTAACGCCTGAACTATTTGATGCAATTCAAGATAGAGTGAGATCATTTGATATGGAACTTCGCAGCAAAAGTATGTCTCATAAAAAAGATGATGAATCGATACCCGTAATGGAGGATATTCAGAAAACTAAAAGCCATGTAGCTCCAGATTCAGGGGCCAGCAAAGCAGATGTTATGCGCGCTAATGGATTTGTGTTGGCAAAAATGATTCGTGCAAAACTTCTCCATACTTTTCTTTGGGATTATTTGCATGGGTCAGCAAGCCATGATGATCCTTTATCAAATGAAAAATGTATTTACGAACTGAATAATAATCCTCATAGTAGTAGCAAATTATTTTCTTTGGAAACTGTTATCAAAGCGATTCCAGTTGAACTATTCTTACAAGTTGTTGGCTCCACTCAAAAGTTTGAAGAAATGATTGAAAAGTGCAAGATGGGTATACGCCTATCTGATATTTCTACCAGGGACTACAATTGTTTAATGGACACTAATGCAACTGGAAGGTTGTCGAAAGTTATTGACATTTTAAGGCGTTTAAAG TTGATTCGGATTGTAGCTGATATGCAATCTAGAGATGAAGTGAACATGGCACATACTTTTTCCCACATGTTGGAGCTTAAGCCGTACATTGAGGAACCCCTTTCAAGTGAAGCAACTTCTCTAAACTTTATGTCCCATGATCTTCGACCAAGAATCAGGCATGATTTTGTCTTGTCTAATAGAGATGCAGTTGATGAATATTGGCAAACTTTGGAGTATTGCTATGCTGCTGCTGATCCAAAAGCTGCGACATATGCATTTCCTGGATGTGTTGTTCATGAG GTTTTTCGATTCCGTTCATGGGCATCAACTCGTCTTATGACAGCTGAACAACGTGATGCACTTTTAAAGCATGTGGCAAAGGATGATCTCGGTGAAAGAATATCTTATAGGGACTGTGAGAAGATTGCAAAGGATCTTAATCTTACCTTGGAGCAG GTTCTTAGTGTGTATTCTATTAAGCGGCGCCATTACATTAAAAAGTTCAAAGATGAAAGGAAAGAGAATAGTTCACTTGAAGGAATGGGTAGGAAATATAGTTCTACAGAGCTGAGGCCAGAAAAGCATGCAAGAATTGAAGAAGCTGCTGATATTGAGATGCATATGGAAGAAGACAATCTGGGTATTGATTCTGGAGAGCATGTCAATGATACTCAAGAATTTGAGGACGATGTTCATTCTGAAGAGGGTTCTCAAGATTGTCCCCTTATTAGCCAGTGTGTCTTATCCACAATGAAGCCAAGACGGCAAAGGAGATTTGCATGGTCAGACAAAGCTGATAG ACAATTGGTGATTCAATATGTTAGACATCGTGCTGCTCTTGGTGCAAAATATCATCGTATGGATTGGACATCAGTTCCTGATCTCCCAGCGCCTCCAAGAGTCTGCATGAGAAGAATGAATTTATTGAATAGTAACGAAAGAGTTAGGAAAGCTGTGAATAGACTCTGTAACATTCTCGGTGAACGATATGCAGAGCAGCTGGAGATGTCCCAGAATTTGTCATCGAAGAAAGATGATTGCAGGGAACTTGTGAGGTCCCAGTCCAGTAAAGGTGTTGACAATAATTTTAGACCTGATATTGGAATTCAAATGCCAAGCCTAAATGGAGAGCCTTGGGATGACTTTGAGAACAAAACTATCAAGAACGCTCTTGAGGACATTCTTCGCTACAAGATAATGGCTAAGCTAGATGCCTCCTCCAAGAAAGTTCAGCCTCAATATGAAGGGTTGTcagatgcaaatgcagatgctgatggaTAT GAGTCCCAAGAAAATGAAGACACTGTATCAGCCATTCCTAGTGAGATTACTCAAAGCCATCATGGAAAGAGCCAAATCTCTTCTGCCCAAAGGTCACGCCGCCGCcttgataaaaattttaagaggttTCTGAGTAACACTACTAATGTATATGGACAAGTGTACAAATCATTGGCCATTTCAAATGCCGTGGAGCTATTTAAGCTTGTTTTTTTGAGTACCTCCTCAAGTCCACAGGCACCAAGTTTACTAGCAGACATTCTTCGGCGTTACTCAGAGCATGATTTATTTGCTGCTTTTAACTACCTTAGAGAGAAGAAAATCATG GTTGGCGGAAACGGCAGAGAACGTTTTGAACTATCACAGCAGTTTCTGCAGTGTGTTTCCAAGTCACCATTTCCATTTAATACTGCAAAGCGAGCAGTTAAATTTTCTCTGTGGCTACAAGAAAGAGACAAAGTCCTGAAGGAAATGGGTACCAATCTTGCTGAAGATCTTCAATGTGGTGACATTTTTCAGTTGTTTGCCTTAGTCTCGTCGGGTGAACTTTCAATTTCACCATGCTTACCAGATAATGGTGTTGGAGAGGCTGAAGACCTGAGGAACACAAAGCGCAAATCTGATGTTGAAGGTGAAATAATTTCTCGTCGGGAAAAAGGTTTCCCGGGTATTGTCATTTCTGTACACTGCACAACAATGTCAAGGGCTGATATTTTAGATTTGCTTGAAGATAATAACAACGACAACCAACCTTTTGAGAAGAGCTCCAAACTAAACACTGATGAAAACTGTAACAATTCAGGTCCTGACCAAATGTTGGAAGTCTTTAACTCTTGTGATACAGTACCTGTGGAAGAAAACCATATTGAATCACCGTGGGAAGCTATGGTAGGCTATGCAAAGCGATTGATGTTTGATCCTTCTAATCAAGAACAAGAATGTGTCATCTGTGCTGAGGACTTCAGGGTTGTTTATGCTGCTATCCAAAATGCTGGTGATCAAGGGTTAAGCATGGGGGAAATCTCCCAAATTATAAACTTGCCAG GAGCAGAAGTAGATGGACTGCTTGTTGATGTTCTTCAGGCATTTGGTCAAGCCTTTAAG GTCAATGCTTTTGATTCTGTTCGTGTTGTTGATGCTTTATACCGTCACAAGTACTTTTTGACACCTGTATGTGGTTTAAATCAAGGTACTGTGCATCCTTCATCACCAAAGACCATTGAGAAAAGTGGTCATACACGTAATCTTCACAAAGTGACAATTCTTAATCTTCCACTTGGTGATGAGAAGCCTAAAAGTAAAGCTTGCGATAGGAATGAAGGCTTTGTTGAAGATAGACTTATTGATTCCAGTGTTGATAATGTAAAAGACACACAGAAATTCTCTTCTGGTGAACTGTGTGTGCCAATACTGCCGTGGATCAATGGAGATGGGACCATCAACAGCATTGTCTACAATGGTCTCAGACGCCGTATCCTTGGAATAGTGATGCAAAACCCAGGAATGTTGGAG GGTGATATTCTACGTCAGATGCATGCGCTGAATCCACAG AGCTGTAGAACACTATTGGAATTGATGGTTTTGGATAAACACTTAATTGTGAGGAAGATGCATCAAGAAAGATTTGGTTCCCCCTCCATACTACAGAATCTTATTGGACGAAAATCCAATCAATCAAAGTGGATATGTCTCGAGCATTACTTTGCCAATCCCATGAGTACTTCCTTCTTGTAA
- the LOC112716216 gene encoding uncharacterized protein isoform X1 yields MDLVINAAVEEICGHLEDGITLAALWDKLEGSPSLLSSGLQLSPAIKRDIWTNLLNIPTLRFEPQPTSSELEDANELNLKIIAQKSLVDNFMGLYDSPSLQQAQMRVLHLLASVKANGITQSNLAKQLNIDGNNFHYVLRSLECQGLVVKHPAIEKKKQISTHGDSKNYPCVSTHLVYLRRYAKKLESNQRFELQITKSNNPEDDDQDAEGNSLQTDVLLKDYAPQMKAICDKLAKANGKVLLASEIKKELGYFGSRPKQRIWRTLCRRLKADNVAELFDAKVNGKVESCLRLVEPVTTGSANEDKNSNFGKVCVIDQFVELPIEHQIFDMIDAAGSSGITFKEVCERLGIDLKKNHIRLINFCHRFGMKVQQVQDSKSKTIRVWTSKNFNCEPEAGLFHKLEENKIFDHVPDSSSKSASEFDTSTSHGRLPDPAEFKDIEQGAGVSCESPRNVESEGIPTNLQDVDLDPVGTVYNTKRDLVSLSTDADVASSAMQYSVSKNGLNKRYTSYSFTVDSNRRANRILERLKNERFILRSEMSRWLTSLEKSKYKSQVDRKTIDRILNKLQEHGLCKCITVHSPVVTEYSKTKDCIVVVHPSINLTPELFDAIQDRVRSFDMELRSKSMSHKKDDESIPVMEDIQKTKSHVAPDSGASKADVMRANGFVLAKMIRAKLLHTFLWDYLHGSASHDDPLSNEKCIYELNNNPHSSSKLFSLETVIKAIPVELFLQVVGSTQKFEEMIEKCKMGIRLSDISTRDYNCLMDTNATGRLSKVIDILRRLKLIRIVADMQSRDEVNMAHTFSHMLELKPYIEEPLSSEATSLNFMSHDLRPRIRHDFVLSNRDAVDEYWQTLEYCYAAADPKAATYAFPGCVVHEVFRFRSWASTRLMTAEQRDALLKHVAKDDLGERISYRDCEKIAKDLNLTLEQVLSVYSIKRRHYIKKFKDERKENSSLEGMGRKYSSTELRPEKHARIEEAADIEMHMEEDNLGIDSGEHVNDTQEFEDDVHSEEGSQDCPLISQCVLSTMKPRRQRRFAWSDKADRQLVIQYVRHRAALGAKYHRMDWTSVPDLPAPPRVCMRRMNLLNSNERVRKAVNRLCNILGERYAEQLEMSQNLSSKKDDCRELVRSQSSKGVDNNFRPDIGIQMPSLNGEPWDDFENKTIKNALEDILRYKIMAKLDASSKKVQPQYEGLSDANADADGYQESQENEDTVSAIPSEITQSHHGKSQISSAQRSRRRLDKNFKRFLSNTTNVYGQVYKSLAISNAVELFKLVFLSTSSSPQAPSLLADILRRYSEHDLFAAFNYLREKKIMVGGNGRERFELSQQFLQCVSKSPFPFNTAKRAVKFSLWLQERDKVLKEMGTNLAEDLQCGDIFQLFALVSSGELSISPCLPDNGVGEAEDLRNTKRKSDVEGEIISRREKGFPGIVISVHCTTMSRADILDLLEDNNNDNQPFEKSSKLNTDENCNNSGPDQMLEVFNSCDTVPVEENHIESPWEAMVGYAKRLMFDPSNQEQECVICAEDFRVVYAAIQNAGDQGLSMGEISQIINLPGAEVDGLLVDVLQAFGQAFKVNAFDSVRVVDALYRHKYFLTPVCGLNQGTVHPSSPKTIEKSGHTRNLHKVTILNLPLGDEKPKSKACDRNEGFVEDRLIDSSVDNVKDTQKFSSGELCVPILPWINGDGTINSIVYNGLRRRILGIVMQNPGMLEGDILRQMHALNPQSCRTLLELMVLDKHLIVRKMHQERFGSPSILQNLIGRKSNQSKWICLEHYFANPMSTSFL; encoded by the exons ATGGACTTGGTTATCAATGCAGCAGTGGAAGAGATATGTGGCCACCTTGAAGATGGAATCACTCTTGCTGCACTGTGGGACAAGCTTGAAGGCTCGCCTTCCCTCTTGTCCTCCGGCCTCCAACTCTCTCCTGCCATCAAAAGGGACATATGGACCAACCTCCTCAACATCCCTACTTTGCGGTTTGAGCCCCAACCCACTTCCTCGGAGCTTGAAGATGCCAACGAGCTCAATTTGAAGATCATTGCTCAAAAGAGCCTTGTTGACAACTTCATGGGACTCTATGATTCCCCCTCTCTCCAACAAGCTCAAATGCGTGTCCTCCACCTTCTGGCTAGTGTCAAGGCCAATGGCATTACTCAAAGCAACCTTGCTAAACAATTGAACATTGATGGGAATAACTTTCATTATGTGCTGAGAAGTCTCGAGTGCCAAGGCTTAGTTGTCAAGCACCCTGCTATCGAAAAGAAGAAGCAAATCTCCACTCATGGGGATTCCAAGAATTATCCATGTGTATCTACCCATTTAGTGTACTTGCGTCGCTATGCTAAGAAACTTGAATCAAATCAGAGGTTTGAACTACAAATAACCAAATCAAACAACCCTGAGGATGATGACCAGGATGCAGAGGGAAATTCACTTCAAACAGATGTTCTTCTTAAAGATTATGCACCCCAAATGAAAGCTATTTGTGACAAACTTGCAAAAGCTAATGGCAAG GTTCTTCTTGCGTCTGAGATTAAGAAGGAACTTGGGTATTTTGGATCACGTCCTAAACAAAGGATTTGGAGAACA CTTTGTCGCCGGTTGAAAGCAGATAATGTTGCGGAACTGTTTGATGCTAAGGTGAATGGCAAG GTTGAGTCTTGTCTACGGCTTGTTGAACCAGTAACTACTGGATCTGCAAATGAAGATAAAAACTCAAACTTTGGGAAAGTATGCGTCATTGATCAGTTTGTGGAGCTACCTATTGAGCATCAAATATTCGATATGATTGATGCTGCAGGATCAAGTGGCATTACTTTCAAGGAG GTATGTGAGAGGCTTGGGattgatctaaaaaagaaccacATTCGGCTAATAAATTTTTGTCATAGATTTGGAATGAAAGTGCAGCAAGTGCAAGACTCGAAATCCAAGACAATTCGTGTTTGGACATCTAAAAATTTCAATTGTGAACCAGAAgctgggctttttcacaaacttgaagaaaataaaatttttgatcaCGTACCCGACAGTTCTTCTAAATCAGCATCTGAATTTGACACTTCAACTTCCCATGGTAGACTTCCTGACCCTGCAGAATTCAAAGATATTGAACAAGGTGCTGGAGTATCTTGTGAATCTCCAAGAAATGTTGAGTCTGAAGGAATACCAACAAACTTGCAAGACGTAGACCTTGACCCCGTGGGCACTGTTTACAATACCAAGCGCGATTTGGTTAGTTTATCAACGGATGCAGATGTTGCATCATCAGCTATGCAATATAGTGTTTCAAAAAATggattaaataaaagatatacaaGTTACTCTTTCACTGTGGACAGCAATCGAAGGGCAAATAGGATACTAGAAAGACTCAAG AATGAAAGGTTCATTTTGAGATCTGAGATGAGTAGGTGGCTTACTAGCTTAGAGAAATCTAAGTATAAGTCTCAGGTGGACCGCAAAACTATAGATCGAATATTGAATAAGCTTCAGGAGCATGGGCTATGCAAATGCATAACAGTACATTCCCCTGTAGTTACTGAATATTCCAAGACTAAAGATTGTATTGTAGTTGTGCATCCATCCATAAATCTAACGCCTGAACTATTTGATGCAATTCAAGATAGAGTGAGATCATTTGATATGGAACTTCGCAGCAAAAGTATGTCTCATAAAAAAGATGATGAATCGATACCCGTAATGGAGGATATTCAGAAAACTAAAAGCCATGTAGCTCCAGATTCAGGGGCCAGCAAAGCAGATGTTATGCGCGCTAATGGATTTGTGTTGGCAAAAATGATTCGTGCAAAACTTCTCCATACTTTTCTTTGGGATTATTTGCATGGGTCAGCAAGCCATGATGATCCTTTATCAAATGAAAAATGTATTTACGAACTGAATAATAATCCTCATAGTAGTAGCAAATTATTTTCTTTGGAAACTGTTATCAAAGCGATTCCAGTTGAACTATTCTTACAAGTTGTTGGCTCCACTCAAAAGTTTGAAGAAATGATTGAAAAGTGCAAGATGGGTATACGCCTATCTGATATTTCTACCAGGGACTACAATTGTTTAATGGACACTAATGCAACTGGAAGGTTGTCGAAAGTTATTGACATTTTAAGGCGTTTAAAG TTGATTCGGATTGTAGCTGATATGCAATCTAGAGATGAAGTGAACATGGCACATACTTTTTCCCACATGTTGGAGCTTAAGCCGTACATTGAGGAACCCCTTTCAAGTGAAGCAACTTCTCTAAACTTTATGTCCCATGATCTTCGACCAAGAATCAGGCATGATTTTGTCTTGTCTAATAGAGATGCAGTTGATGAATATTGGCAAACTTTGGAGTATTGCTATGCTGCTGCTGATCCAAAAGCTGCGACATATGCATTTCCTGGATGTGTTGTTCATGAG GTTTTTCGATTCCGTTCATGGGCATCAACTCGTCTTATGACAGCTGAACAACGTGATGCACTTTTAAAGCATGTGGCAAAGGATGATCTCGGTGAAAGAATATCTTATAGGGACTGTGAGAAGATTGCAAAGGATCTTAATCTTACCTTGGAGCAG GTTCTTAGTGTGTATTCTATTAAGCGGCGCCATTACATTAAAAAGTTCAAAGATGAAAGGAAAGAGAATAGTTCACTTGAAGGAATGGGTAGGAAATATAGTTCTACAGAGCTGAGGCCAGAAAAGCATGCAAGAATTGAAGAAGCTGCTGATATTGAGATGCATATGGAAGAAGACAATCTGGGTATTGATTCTGGAGAGCATGTCAATGATACTCAAGAATTTGAGGACGATGTTCATTCTGAAGAGGGTTCTCAAGATTGTCCCCTTATTAGCCAGTGTGTCTTATCCACAATGAAGCCAAGACGGCAAAGGAGATTTGCATGGTCAGACAAAGCTGATAG ACAATTGGTGATTCAATATGTTAGACATCGTGCTGCTCTTGGTGCAAAATATCATCGTATGGATTGGACATCAGTTCCTGATCTCCCAGCGCCTCCAAGAGTCTGCATGAGAAGAATGAATTTATTGAATAGTAACGAAAGAGTTAGGAAAGCTGTGAATAGACTCTGTAACATTCTCGGTGAACGATATGCAGAGCAGCTGGAGATGTCCCAGAATTTGTCATCGAAGAAAGATGATTGCAGGGAACTTGTGAGGTCCCAGTCCAGTAAAGGTGTTGACAATAATTTTAGACCTGATATTGGAATTCAAATGCCAAGCCTAAATGGAGAGCCTTGGGATGACTTTGAGAACAAAACTATCAAGAACGCTCTTGAGGACATTCTTCGCTACAAGATAATGGCTAAGCTAGATGCCTCCTCCAAGAAAGTTCAGCCTCAATATGAAGGGTTGTcagatgcaaatgcagatgctgatggaTAT CAGGAGTCCCAAGAAAATGAAGACACTGTATCAGCCATTCCTAGTGAGATTACTCAAAGCCATCATGGAAAGAGCCAAATCTCTTCTGCCCAAAGGTCACGCCGCCGCcttgataaaaattttaagaggttTCTGAGTAACACTACTAATGTATATGGACAAGTGTACAAATCATTGGCCATTTCAAATGCCGTGGAGCTATTTAAGCTTGTTTTTTTGAGTACCTCCTCAAGTCCACAGGCACCAAGTTTACTAGCAGACATTCTTCGGCGTTACTCAGAGCATGATTTATTTGCTGCTTTTAACTACCTTAGAGAGAAGAAAATCATG GTTGGCGGAAACGGCAGAGAACGTTTTGAACTATCACAGCAGTTTCTGCAGTGTGTTTCCAAGTCACCATTTCCATTTAATACTGCAAAGCGAGCAGTTAAATTTTCTCTGTGGCTACAAGAAAGAGACAAAGTCCTGAAGGAAATGGGTACCAATCTTGCTGAAGATCTTCAATGTGGTGACATTTTTCAGTTGTTTGCCTTAGTCTCGTCGGGTGAACTTTCAATTTCACCATGCTTACCAGATAATGGTGTTGGAGAGGCTGAAGACCTGAGGAACACAAAGCGCAAATCTGATGTTGAAGGTGAAATAATTTCTCGTCGGGAAAAAGGTTTCCCGGGTATTGTCATTTCTGTACACTGCACAACAATGTCAAGGGCTGATATTTTAGATTTGCTTGAAGATAATAACAACGACAACCAACCTTTTGAGAAGAGCTCCAAACTAAACACTGATGAAAACTGTAACAATTCAGGTCCTGACCAAATGTTGGAAGTCTTTAACTCTTGTGATACAGTACCTGTGGAAGAAAACCATATTGAATCACCGTGGGAAGCTATGGTAGGCTATGCAAAGCGATTGATGTTTGATCCTTCTAATCAAGAACAAGAATGTGTCATCTGTGCTGAGGACTTCAGGGTTGTTTATGCTGCTATCCAAAATGCTGGTGATCAAGGGTTAAGCATGGGGGAAATCTCCCAAATTATAAACTTGCCAG GAGCAGAAGTAGATGGACTGCTTGTTGATGTTCTTCAGGCATTTGGTCAAGCCTTTAAG GTCAATGCTTTTGATTCTGTTCGTGTTGTTGATGCTTTATACCGTCACAAGTACTTTTTGACACCTGTATGTGGTTTAAATCAAGGTACTGTGCATCCTTCATCACCAAAGACCATTGAGAAAAGTGGTCATACACGTAATCTTCACAAAGTGACAATTCTTAATCTTCCACTTGGTGATGAGAAGCCTAAAAGTAAAGCTTGCGATAGGAATGAAGGCTTTGTTGAAGATAGACTTATTGATTCCAGTGTTGATAATGTAAAAGACACACAGAAATTCTCTTCTGGTGAACTGTGTGTGCCAATACTGCCGTGGATCAATGGAGATGGGACCATCAACAGCATTGTCTACAATGGTCTCAGACGCCGTATCCTTGGAATAGTGATGCAAAACCCAGGAATGTTGGAG GGTGATATTCTACGTCAGATGCATGCGCTGAATCCACAG AGCTGTAGAACACTATTGGAATTGATGGTTTTGGATAAACACTTAATTGTGAGGAAGATGCATCAAGAAAGATTTGGTTCCCCCTCCATACTACAGAATCTTATTGGACGAAAATCCAATCAATCAAAGTGGATATGTCTCGAGCATTACTTTGCCAATCCCATGAGTACTTCCTTCTTGTAA